The Aneurinibacillus migulanus genome contains the following window.
TTAGCCAAACTGTGCAGCATGTAATCTGCTGTACACGCCGCCAGATTCAATTAAGTCCTCATGCTGCCCCTGTTCTTCAATACCTTGTTTTGTAACGACGACAATCCGATCGGCATTTTTAATCGTTGCTAACCTGTGAGCGATGATAAGCGTAGTACGGCCCTTGGACAATTCGGCGAGCGATTGCTGGATAGCTAATTCAGTTTCTGTATCAAGAGCGGATGTGGCTTCGTCAAGAATAAGAATCGATGGATTCTTCAGAAACATCCTCGCGATGGCTAATCGCTGCTTTTGTCCACCGGAAAGCTTCACGCCTCGTTCGCCTATTACCGTATCCATCCCTTCAGGTTGTGAGCGAATGAGATCGTCCAGCTTCGCATGTCGTGCCGCCTCCCATATTTCAGAGTCAGATGCATGTAGATTTCCGTAAGCGATGTTCTCTCTTATTGTTCCGGAGAACAGAAAGACATCCTGCTGTACAATACCGATTTGTTTACGTAGCGACGATAGCTTTATCTCTCGGATATCCATACCGTCGATGGATATGCTTCCTTCTTCGACTTCATAAAAACGGGGCAGAAGACTGCACAGTGTCGTTTTTCCCGCACCAGAAGGGCCGACGAATGCAATGGTTTCTCCAGGATGAATTTTCAAGTCAATGTTCTGAAGAACCTTATCTTTGCCTTCATATCCGAATGTTACTTTGTCAAAGTGGATATCGCCTCTCAGATGTTTAATTTCCACTGCATCCGGTGCATCTGCAATATCAGGTTCTGTTTCAAGAAGCTCAATATATCGCTTAAAGCCTGCGATCCCTTTCGGATAAAGCTCAATGACCGCATTGATTTTTTCGATTGGCCTAAACAGGATGTTGGTCAATAAAACAAATCCGACAAACTCCCCATACGTCAGCTCATTCCTAATAACGAACCATGTTCCACAAAGAAGAACAAACAGTGTAACAAGACGCATCAGCATATAGCTGATGGATGAATTTAAAGCCATTATTTTATATGAGAGCAGTTTCGTAAGGCGAAAGCGATTGTTGTTGACTGTAAATTGCGCTTTTTCGTGTTCTTCATTTCCGAAAGCTTGCACGACGCGGATACCGCCGATATTGTTTTCAACGCCTGCATTGAAATCGGCTATATCGGAAAATAAGCGCCTAAATGCTTGGGTCATCTTTTTATTGAATAATATGGTCAGCCAAAGGAGGAAGGGGATAACCATAAATGTGAGAAGAGCTAACTTCCAATTGATGAAAAGCATCATGATGAACGCCCCAATAAGTGTCATAACGGCGATGAATAAATCCTCTGGTCCATGATGAGCGATTTCTCCAATTTCCATCAAATCATTCGAAAGTCGAGACATCAAGTGCCCCGTCTTATTATTATCGAAAAAGCGGAACGAAAGCTTCTGTATATGATCGAACAGCTTTTTACGCATGTCTGTTTCAATATTAATTCCAAGCATATGTCCCCAGTATGTAACCACATACTGCATACCAGTATTAATAGCATAAATTGCAAGTAAAACAACGGATGCCGCAAAGATTAAAGACCAATTTTGTCCCGGAAGTAATTTGTCAACGAATTGATTTACAGCAAGTGGAAAAGCGAGTTCCAGTAAACCGGCTAAGACTGCACAAGTAAAATCCAGAAAAAATAAGCCTTTATATGGGCGGTAATATTCAAAAAATCGCCGTAACATCAAGAAATCACCCATTTCTAAAATAAATAGCTGCTTATCCTTCGCAGGGATTAGCATAATAAATTGGCTTTATGCTTTGGAACGAGCAAGCAAATAAAGGAAATATGGTGCTCCGATTATGGCTACAACAATGCCTGCATGGATTTCGGAAGGCTGCATAATCGTTCGGCCAAGCGTATCTGCGACAAGTAGCAATAAAGCGCCGGCTAGTGCCGAAGCAGGCAGCAGAAATTGATGATGAGGTCCGATTAGTCTTCTTGCCAAATGAGGCCCGATAAGGCCGATAAAAGCGATACCTCCGCTAACGGAAACGCATGATGCTGCAAGTCCGACGGCGGCGGCCAATAATTTAAGGCGTTCTTTTTCTACTGGGACACCAAGTCCTGTTGCCAGCTTGTCACCAAAATTTAATACATCCAGTATACGTGCTTTATAAAAAATAAAAGTAAAAAGCACAATAATCCAAGGAAGCAATGTTAAAACAAACTCCCAGCTTGTTCCCCAGATAGTTCCCGCTAGCCAAACGGCTACAAAATCATATTTTTGCGGGGTCAATCTTAGTGTGAGTATCGTCATTAAAGCGCTAATTCCTGCGGCTACTGCAATCCCAGTCAAAATAAGACGACTAGGCAAAAGCCCATGGTGCTTTTTGTACGATAACTTATAAATCAACAAAGCAGTTAAGCTACCGCCCACTAAAGCCAGAAATGGAAGAAAGAGGACGGGTGCAGCCGTATTGCTTGGATAAAAGGAGACAAATAATACCACCATAAGTCCTGCACCGGTTGTTATCCCTAAAATTCCTGGGTCCGCTAAAGCATTTCGGGATATCCCTTGCAGAATGCATCCCGAAACGGCAAGCCCTGCTCCTACTAGAATTGCGACAATAATACGTGGAAGCCTAAATTCGAATAAAATAAGACTTTGCTTTTCAGTACCCATTCCAAAAAACGTTCGAATGACTTCCATCGGGGATAAACTGGAGTATCCTGTATTCATACTGATGATGAAAGTAAGCAAGATTAATATAGCAAGTATGGATAACACGGTAATGCGACGAATCTTCTTTTTACGTTCGGCTTCTAAAGGCAATATATTCTCCATTATAGTTCCCTCCCCTCTTTTCGCGCTACATAGAGAAAGAACGGAACTCCTATAAGAGCAAACAGCGCACTGATTGGCGTTTCATATGGAGGGTTAATCATTCTTGCTCCAATGTCAGCGAGCAGCATGAACAGGCTTCCTAATACTGCTGAACATGGGATAATCCATCGATAATCAATTCCTACAAAATAGCGGGTAAGGTGGGGAATAATCAGCCCAACAAAGGCGATTGGTCCGACAATTGAAACGGCTACACCGGCTAATACGAGTACGATAATTGCGCCGAATAATTTTGCTGGTTTGGTGCGTTGCCCAAGCCCTGTTGCTACTTCGTCCCCGAAGCTTAATAACGTAATGGAGCGTGATAGCAATAAAGCCCCGACAAGAGCGGCAACCACCCAAGGAAACATGGTGGTAACCTGCTCCCACTTCACTCCGGCTACACCGCCAGCGCGCCAAAAAGCCAAGTCCTGACTTAATTTAAAATGAATCGCAATCCCTTCGCTAAGCGCCATTAGAAGTGCACTTACCGCTGTACCGGCCAAGACCAATCTAACAGGTGTTAACCCATTTCTGACTAGAAACCCAGTCCCGTATACAAGCCCGGTAGCAAGTGCTGCTCCAAGAAAAGAAAAGAGAATTAAGGAATTGTATGAAATTCCAGGCAAAAACGCAAAGCAAAAGGCGAGCATAAATGCTGCCCCTGCGTTAATCCCCAATATTCCGGGGTCAGCTAATGGATTTCGGGTCATGCCTTGCATAATCGCGCCTGCTACAGAGAAAGAGGCACCTACCATAATATCGGCTAAGGAGCGTGGCAGGCGAAGTTCTTGTATAATCGAATGCTGTGTTACATCTGGATTAAAGCGAAAAATCGCTTCCCAAACTGTCGACAGTTTTATATCCGCTGCGCCGACAGAAATGGAAAGGGCAAGTCCAAAAAGGACGGTGAAAGAACCCAGTACAAGAATAATCGTTGCAGCTAGGGGCCTGGAACGCAAGTTTAATTGCTGTGATGATTGTTCAGTAACTTCCATTGATTTAGACATTTCTCTCTCCTTACATATGACCCTTCGTTTGACGTAATACAACTCTTTTAATTAAAATTGATAATCGTTATCATTGATATAGTAACAGTTGAATTTCCAATTGTCTACATTCGAATATGAGATAGTCTTGCAGTGAGAAAATAATAATGTTACTATAATCGAAATTGATAATCGTTATCGATTGAATGATAAGGAGAGATTTAATTGACAGGCAATTATTTAAAGAAGAGTGTTTTTATATTTTTGTCTATTTTACTAATAGGAATTTTAGCTGCTTGCGGACAGGCGTCCAACAACAAAGCCCCTGAGTCTCAGCAAGGTCAGTCTACAGAAAATAAGAATGAAACCATTACATATACAGCTGCGAATGGAGAAGTTAAAATTCCCAAAAATCCCAACCGGGTAGTCGTACTAGCAGAAAGCTATGTCGGGGATTTTCTAGCGCTTGGTATCACACCTATCGGAGTTACTCAGAAGGCTTTGGATAACCCTTATTTTAAGGAAAAAATGAACGGGGTTGAGAATCTTGGTGATGGAAGCTCAGTCGAAAAAGTTCTGGATATGAAGCCTGACCTTATTGTCACATTTAGCGGAACTGAAAATATAGAACAACTTGAAAAAGTAGCCCCTACAGTAGCTGTGGAATATGGAAAGAAAAATTTCAAAGACCAGCTTAAAGAGTTTGGAAAGATGACAGGTAAGGAAGATCAAGCGAATGAGTGGATAGCTAGCTGGGATAAAAAAATCGCGGAAAACAAGCCAAAGGTTGAAGCAGTCGTAGGAAATAAAACAGTGTCCATTCTCCAGCCATACGCCAAAGGCATTTATGCATTTGGACATAATTATGCAAGGGGCGGCGAAATCATTTATGGTGAGTTGAAATTAAAAGCGCCTAAAATTGTGCAGAAAGAAGCGATTGATAGCGGTACAGGATGGGCTAATCTTTCATTAGAGAAGCTACCAGAATATGCAGGGGATTACATATTCACAAGCGCATGGTCAGGGGATAACGCCGATCCGAATGTTGTATATGGGAACAGCATTTGGAAGGGGCTTCCTGCTGTAAAAAATAATCGTGTATTTAAATTAGACGATAAGGGTTCTTTTTTCAATGACCCTGTTTCTCTGGAAGCGCAACTTGATTTCATTGTGGAGAAGTTAACCCAAAAATAATAAGCATGGGCATTGTTCAAAGAAAAACCCATATTGTAGTACCGAAAACCCTTGGCTTATATTGCTAAGGGTTTCTTTAGTGAGATCGTAGTTATGATAAAGAGTTGATTTTAAAAAAATTTAAAAAGTGTGTCTTTTATTCTGTGTCTTGATTTATTGTTTTACACATGTTTATAATATCTTTTATCAATTATATAGCATTCGGATGAACCATACAGGAGAAGATCGATGATCTACCGATGGGGCAAGAAGTTGGTCAAGCAGCTTTGAAACTCTCAGGTCTTGGATACAAGTAGAACTGCATGGGGACGAATCTCTGGAGAGACTCCCTCCTGTTGCTAAGCAACAAGGAGGAAACAGAGCACCGAAGGAGCAAATCCACTATTATGTATGGCGGATAATCTCTCAGGTAAAAGGACAGAGACAAGCGACAGGAAATACCGATTTTTGGTCGGTTTATTTTTCTATCCCTTGTATCTCCAGAGACCATTTCATTTGAATGAAATGGTTTTTTTATTTTTTTATAAAGGAGAATGGAGATGGAGACGGTAAGCAAAGTATTAGATGTAATTAATCACTATGTATGGGGGCTACCTACATTGATACTTCTTGTAGGAACAGGCATCCTCCTTACGGTACGTCTACGGGGCCTACAGTTCACCAAACTATGGTATGCTCATGCATTGGCGTTTAGAAAATCGCAGGACAAATCCTCAGCCGGTGATATCAGCCACTTTCAGGCGTTGATGACCGCTATGGCGGCGACCATTGGGATGGGGAACATCGCCGGGGTCGCAACGGCAGTGTCCATCGGAGGACCTGGTGCAATATTCTGGATGTGGATTACCGCGTTGTTTGGAATGGCAACGAAATATTCAGAGGCTATTCTTGCGGTAAAATATCGAATCAAGGGAGCAAACGGAGAATATTCTGGCGGTCCGATGTATTATCTGGAACGTGGCTTAGGGAAAAAATGGCTAGCTGTGCTGTTTGCTATTTTTGGTGCGACCGCCTCTTTTGGGATTGGAAATATGGTACAGTCCAATTCAGTTGCAGAGGCAATGAAAATCAATTTCTCAATCCCTCCGTTCGCTTCAGGGGTTATGATGGCTGTATTTATTGCGCTCGTAATTCTTGGCGGTGTTAAAAAGATCGGGAAAGTTACGGGCTATTTTGTTCCGATAAAAGCTTTCTTTTATATTATTGCTGGACTAATTATTATCTTCTATCATATAGATCAAGTTCCCGAGGCATTCTCGCTTATTTTCTCAGGAGCGTTTAACGGTACTGCAGCTGCCGGAGGCTTTGTCGGAGCAACAGTTGCAGCTGCCATCCAAATTGGTGTGGCGCGTGGCGTGTTTGCAAATGAAGCCGGATTGGGAAGCGCACCGATCGCAGCAGCAGCAGCAAAAACGGACGTTCCAGCTAAGCAAGCACTTGTATCAATGACAGGGACATTCCTTGATACGTTTGTTG
Protein-coding sequences here:
- a CDS encoding ABC transporter ATP-binding protein, whose product is MLRRFFEYYRPYKGLFFLDFTCAVLAGLLELAFPLAVNQFVDKLLPGQNWSLIFAASVVLLAIYAINTGMQYVVTYWGHMLGINIETDMRKKLFDHIQKLSFRFFDNNKTGHLMSRLSNDLMEIGEIAHHGPEDLFIAVMTLIGAFIMMLFINWKLALLTFMVIPFLLWLTILFNKKMTQAFRRLFSDIADFNAGVENNIGGIRVVQAFGNEEHEKAQFTVNNNRFRLTKLLSYKIMALNSSISYMLMRLVTLFVLLCGTWFVIRNELTYGEFVGFVLLTNILFRPIEKINAVIELYPKGIAGFKRYIELLETEPDIADAPDAVEIKHLRGDIHFDKVTFGYEGKDKVLQNIDLKIHPGETIAFVGPSGAGKTTLCSLLPRFYEVEEGSISIDGMDIREIKLSSLRKQIGIVQQDVFLFSGTIRENIAYGNLHASDSEIWEAARHAKLDDLIRSQPEGMDTVIGERGVKLSGGQKQRLAIARMFLKNPSILILDEATSALDTETELAIQQSLAELSKGRTTLIIAHRLATIKNADRIVVVTKQGIEEQGQHEDLIESGGVYSRLHAAQFG
- a CDS encoding FecCD family ABC transporter permease — encoded protein: MENILPLEAERKKKIRRITVLSILAILILLTFIISMNTGYSSLSPMEVIRTFFGMGTEKQSLILFEFRLPRIIVAILVGAGLAVSGCILQGISRNALADPGILGITTGAGLMVVLFVSFYPSNTAAPVLFLPFLALVGGSLTALLIYKLSYKKHHGLLPSRLILTGIAVAAGISALMTILTLRLTPQKYDFVAVWLAGTIWGTSWEFVLTLLPWIIVLFTFIFYKARILDVLNFGDKLATGLGVPVEKERLKLLAAAVGLAASCVSVSGGIAFIGLIGPHLARRLIGPHHQFLLPASALAGALLLLVADTLGRTIMQPSEIHAGIVVAIIGAPYFLYLLARSKA
- a CDS encoding FecCD family ABC transporter permease, which codes for MSKSMEVTEQSSQQLNLRSRPLAATIILVLGSFTVLFGLALSISVGAADIKLSTVWEAIFRFNPDVTQHSIIQELRLPRSLADIMVGASFSVAGAIMQGMTRNPLADPGILGINAGAAFMLAFCFAFLPGISYNSLILFSFLGAALATGLVYGTGFLVRNGLTPVRLVLAGTAVSALLMALSEGIAIHFKLSQDLAFWRAGGVAGVKWEQVTTMFPWVVAALVGALLLSRSITLLSFGDEVATGLGQRTKPAKLFGAIIVLVLAGVAVSIVGPIAFVGLIIPHLTRYFVGIDYRWIIPCSAVLGSLFMLLADIGARMINPPYETPISALFALIGVPFFLYVARKEGREL
- a CDS encoding iron-hydroxamate ABC transporter substrate-binding protein; translated protein: MTGNYLKKSVFIFLSILLIGILAACGQASNNKAPESQQGQSTENKNETITYTAANGEVKIPKNPNRVVVLAESYVGDFLALGITPIGVTQKALDNPYFKEKMNGVENLGDGSSVEKVLDMKPDLIVTFSGTENIEQLEKVAPTVAVEYGKKNFKDQLKEFGKMTGKEDQANEWIASWDKKIAENKPKVEAVVGNKTVSILQPYAKGIYAFGHNYARGGEIIYGELKLKAPKIVQKEAIDSGTGWANLSLEKLPEYAGDYIFTSAWSGDNADPNVVYGNSIWKGLPAVKNNRVFKLDDKGSFFNDPVSLEAQLDFIVEKLTQK
- a CDS encoding alanine/glycine:cation symporter family protein, whose translation is METVSKVLDVINHYVWGLPTLILLVGTGILLTVRLRGLQFTKLWYAHALAFRKSQDKSSAGDISHFQALMTAMAATIGMGNIAGVATAVSIGGPGAIFWMWITALFGMATKYSEAILAVKYRIKGANGEYSGGPMYYLERGLGKKWLAVLFAIFGATASFGIGNMVQSNSVAEAMKINFSIPPFASGVMMAVFIALVILGGVKKIGKVTGYFVPIKAFFYIIAGLIIIFYHIDQVPEAFSLIFSGAFNGTAAAGGFVGATVAAAIQIGVARGVFANEAGLGSAPIAAAAAKTDVPAKQALVSMTGTFLDTFVVCTITGLILVTTGAWKSGKTGVEATTLAFQSVFGSTGSMILGIAIILFAYSTILGWSYYGEKCIEYLFGRRAVRYYRYIFVGMVAIGANLKLGLVWTFADIANGLMAIPNLIGLVGLSGVVVVETKRFLQAEKEKNANEQVAS